The sequence GCGGCACCACTCCTGCTCGGCGCGTACTCCGACGACGTCGGGCGCGCGCTCTTCGGCGCGACCGCCGAGCTGACCCGGCTCGCGGGCTGGATGGCCTTCGACACGGGGCAGCAGGAGGCGGCGCAGCGCTACTACATCCAGGCGCTGCGGCTCGCGCGTGCGGCGGCGGATGTGCCGCTGGGCGGGTACGTGCTCGCGACGATGTCGCTCCAGGCCACGTACCGGGGCTTCGGGGACGAGGGCGTCGATCTCGCGCAGGCCGCCGCCGAGCGGAACCGGGGGCTCGCGACCGCGCGCACCATGAGCTTCTTCCGGCTCGTCGAGGCGCGTGCGCACGCGCGGGCCAAGGACGCCCCGGCGGCCTCGGCGGCGCTGCGGGCGGCGGAGAGCTGGCTGGAGCGGGCGCGGCCCGGCGACGAGGACCCGGCATGGCTCGGCTTCTACGGCGAGGACCGTTTCGCCGCGGACGCCGCCGAGTGCTACCGCGACCTCAAGCATCCGCGCCAGGTGCGCCGCTTCACGGAGCAGGCGCTGTCGCGGCCGACGGAGGAGTACGTGCGCTCGCACGGCCTGCGGCTCGTGGTCTCGGCGGTCGCCGAGCTGGAGTCCGGGAACCTCGACGCGGCGTGCGAGCAGGGTTCACGGGCGGTCGAGGTCGCCGGGCGGATCTCCTCCGCGCGGACGAAGGAGTACGTGAAGGACCTGCTCCGGAAGCTGGAGCCGTACGGGGACGAGCCACGCGTCGCCGAACTGCGGGAGCGCGCGAAACCGCTGCTGGTGGCACCGGCGTAGGGGGACGGGGAGGTACGGGGCGGGGCGGCGGCACGGGGCGGGGCCGGCGGTACGGGGCGGCCCGGCGGTACGGGGCCGGGGCCCGGCCGTACGGGGTGGCTCCGGGCGCGCGGGCGGCTCGGCCCGTACGGTCGCCCCACCCCACTTCCGCCGCCCCGCTTCCGTCACTCCGCTCCCACCTCCGCCGCCCGCTCCCACCGCCCGCCCCGCGCCACCACCAGGCGCTCGAAGCGCGTAGAGGGCGCGAAGGCGTGCGGTGAGCGCGAGGGAGTGCGGCGCGGAGAGGGCGGTGGGCGAGAGGGAGGGCGTACGCAGGGCGCGAAGGCGTGCGGTTATCCACAGGCTGTGGACAATCACACTGCCGCGCCCTTCCGCCCGCCTCGCCGCCCGCCTCCGTCCGCCGCCCCGGTTCCGTAGAATCGACGGCATTGTGTCCGAGCACCCCACCACCCCCGCGCCGACCGCGAGCCCCACGGCCGCCGAGTCCGCCACGCCGACCACCGAGCCCGCCACGCGCCCCGGCGCCGAGGCCCTGCCGCCCCGTACCCGGGCGCAGGGGCGGATGTTCGTCGAGGGCGTGGGCCCCGCCGCCGATCCTTCGCGCGCGCTGGGTGAGCGCCGTATCAAGAGCTTCACGCCGCGCCGCAGCCGCGTGACCACCGCGCAGGCCGAACACCTGCGGCAGCACTGGTCGCGCTGGGGCCTGGACGTCGACGGGCGTGAGGTCCTCGACCTCAAGACGCTCTTCGAAGGGCTGCCCGTCGTTTTGGAGATCGGCTTCGGCATGGGCGAGACGACGGCGAGGATGGCCGCCGCCGATCCCACGACGGGCATCCTCGCCGTCGACGTGCACACCCCGGGGCAGGGGCAGCTGCTCGGTCTCGCCGCCGCGAGCGGCCTGGAGAACGTACGGGTCGCGAACGGCGACGCCGTCGTCCTGCTCCGCGACATGCTGCCCGCCGCCTCGCTCGCGGGGGTACGGGTCTACTTCCCCGATCCCTGGCCCAAGACCCGGCACCACAAGCGGCGCATCATCCAGCCGCACTTCCTCGACCTGGCGGCGAGCCGCGTGGCGGAGGGCGGCGTGCTGCACTGCGCGACCGACTGGGAGCCGTACGCGGAGCACATGCTGGAGGTGCTGAGCGCCCACCCGGCCTTCGACAACACGGCCCCGGGCGACGGCTTCGCCGAGCGCCCCGCCTTCCGGCCCGAGACGCGGTTCGAAGGCCAGGGCCTGCGGAAGGGCCACGTGGTGCACGACCTGCTCTTCCGGCGGAACGGGTACGAGGTGGCGGAGCCCGAGCGGGTGGGGGCCGCGCCCGAGGAGGGGTGAGCCCCGGGTGCCTCGCCGTGGCCGCGGTCGGCCGCCGTGGTGTCGGCCGGCGCGCAGCCGCCGCCGGTGCCTCCCGAGGACGAACACGCGTTCCGCGTTCGGCTGTCGGTGCGGGTCGTTAAGGTCGGAGGCGTGAACTCTCCGTCTGCCCCGCCCGCACCGCAGGGGCTTCTGACGCCGCGACGGCCGCGCTGGTGGCGCCGCCGGGGCGCGCGTCTCACCGGCCTCGCCGTGCTGCTCGCGCTGTGCGGCCTCGTGATGCTGGGGCTCGTGCGGGAGGAGACGGGGACCGAGGCGTTCCTCGTGGGCCTCGGCCTCGCGGTACTGCCCGCGCCCGCCGTGGTGCTCGCGTTCCGCTGGCTGGGCCGCGCGCACCCCCTGCCCTGGGGCACGCACGCCTTCGTGCTCGCCTGGGGAGCCTGCGCGGGAGCGCTCATCGCGCTCGTCGCGAACAGCTTCGTCGCGGTGTGGCTGGCCGACGCCTGGGCCCACCCGGTCGATCCGAACACGCTCGCCGCGTTCGCGGTCGCGCCCGTCGTCGAGGAGAGCGCGAAGGCCACGGCACTCCTGCTCGTCCTGGTCTTCCGCGGTCGTCTCATACGCGGGCCCGTCGACGCGGTGGTCCTCACGGGCCTCACGGCGACGGGCTTCGCCTTCACCGAGAACATCCTCTACCTCGCCAAGGCGTTCGGCTCCGACCGCGACGAGGGCACAGGGGCCGCCATCACGGTCGCCACGTTCTTCATCCGTGCGGTCTTCTCGCCCTTCGCGCACCCGCTCTTCACCTGCATGACGGGCCTCGGCGTGGGCCTCGCGCTGCTGAGCCGGCGCCGCGTGGGCCGCGTCCTGCTCCCCGTCGCGGGCCTGCTGCTCGCGATGGGCATGCACGCGGCGTGGAACGGCTCGACGGTCCTCGGCCCGCTCGGCTTCCCGCTCGTGTACGTGACGATCATGATCCCGGCGCTCGGCTTCACCGTGTGGCTCGTGCTGTGGCACCGGCAGCGCGAACTGCGCACGGTGCGCGAGACGCTGCCCCGGTACGCCCTCGCGGGCTGGCTCTCCCCGTACGAACCCCTCGCGCTCGGCTCGCTGCGCTCGCGCCGCATCGCCGCCGAGTTCGCCTCGTACCACGGGATACGTGCCGACGCGCGCCGCCTGCGCCTGTACGCCGCCGCCGCAACACGCCTCGCGCTGCTGCGCTCCGACGCCGAACGCGGCCGTCGCACCCCCGACTTCGCGCACCGCGAGCGCGCGCTCCTCGACCACCTGTGGCGGGACCGCGCCCTCGCCCGGCCCGCCTTCGCCCACTCCTGGCGCCTCGCCCCGCCCCGCGCCCCGCACCTCCTCCCCGCCCAACCGGCCGACGCGGCGGCCCCCGGGGGCTGGTACGCCCCTCCGGCCGGGTGGCCACCCGCCCCGCCACGCGGGTACGGGCAGGGCCCCGGCTACGGGCACGGGTTCGGGCACGGGCACGGGGCACCGCCGCCGCACGGCCGGGCCAAAGCCCCGTACGGCGGGAGCCCGGCCCCGTACGGCTACGGCGGGAGCCCGGCCCCCCACGGCCACGGCGGGCGTCCGGCCCCGTACGGCTACGGCGGCCCGGCCCCGTGCGTCCCGGGACAGCCCCCGTACGCGGCCGTCCCCGCCGGGATTCCGACGGGGACGGGGCTACAGCCGACCGGGGAGGACGCGCGCCACGATCCGTGGGCGCCACCACGGGAGTAGCGGGGGCGGGGCCTCAGGCGGAGGCCGCCGTGAGCTTGTCCACCTCGCCCTGGGTGAGGGTCAGGTCGGCGAGGGCAACGAGCGCCTTGAGCTGCTCGGGGGTGCGGGCGCTGGCGATCGGCGCGACGACGGTCGGTCGCGCGGCCAGCCAGGCGAGCGCGACGGTGGCGATCTCGGCGCCGTGCGCCTCGGCGACCTCGTCGAGCGCGACGAGCACCTTGCGGCCCCGCTCCGTTTCGAGGTGCTTGCCCGCGCCCTGCGCGCGGGCGCTGTCGACGGTGGTGCCGGGGCGGTACTTGCCCGTCAGGAAGCCGGCCGCGAGGCCGTAGTACGGGACGGCCGCGAGCCCGCCGCGCCCGGCGATGTCCTGGAGCCTGCCCTCGTACGTGTCGCGCGAGACGAGGTTGTACTGCGGCTGGAGCGCGACGTACTTCGCGATCCCCTCGCGGTCGGAGAAGTCCAGCGCCTCCTGAAGCCGCTCCGGGGAGATGTTCGAGGCGGCGATGGCGCGGATCTTGCCCGCCCCGACCAGTTCGTCGAGCACCGTCAGGAACTCCCCGACCTCGACCGACTCGTCGTCGTAGTGCGTGTAGTAGAGGTCGATGTAGTCGCTCTGGAGGCGGCGCAGGGAGTCCTCGACAGCCGCCTTGACCGTGTCGGCGCGCAGGCCCTTGCGCGTGGACAGCGCGCCGCCCTTGGTCGCGACGACGACGTCGGAGCGGTTGCCGCGCGCCTTCATCCACTCGCCGATGATGCGCTCCGACACTCCGCCCTCGTTGCCCGGCGCCCATTGGCTGTAGGCATCGGCGGTGTCGACGAAGTTGCCGCCCGCCTGCGTGTAGCCGTCGAGGACGGCGAAGGAGGTGTCGCGGTCGGCCGTCCAGCCGAAGACGTTGCCACCGAGGGCGAGGGGGAAGACCTCGATGTCGGAGGCACCGAGGGGGCGGAGAGAAGTCATGAGGACAACCAACTCCTGAGGCGGTCAGAAAATTCCCGGCGGGGGGAATCGCTGGGGCGGGGGAAGCGGTGACCGCGCGGCGGCAGGGCGTCGGCTGCGGTGGGACGGGTCTGCGTCGCAGCGGAGTCCGCGCGGCGGAGGTATCCGCACGGACGCGGACACTTCCGCCACGCTGAAACTTCTTGCGTGCGGACTCTTCCGCCGCGCGGTCACCTCTCCCGCGCGGTCACCTCTCCCGCGCGGTCACCCCTCTCGCGCGGTCACCCCTCCCGCGCGGGCCGGCTCAGGGCTGCTGGCCGTGGTCCTGGAGCCACGGGAGCGGGTCGACCGCCGCGCCGCCCGCCGGGTGGACCTCCAAGTGGAGGTGAGGGCCTGTCACGTTGCCGGTCGCACCGACGCGACCGATGACCTCACCGGTCGTCACCTTCTGCCCCACGCTCACCGAGATCGAGGACTGGTGGCAGTACCACAGCTCCGTACCGTCGTCGAGAAGGAGCACGGTGCGGTAGCCGTACGCGCCGGACCAGCCCGCCTCCTGGACGGTCGCCGAGTGGATCGCCTTGAGCGGCGTGCCGGTCGGCGCGGCGAAGTCGAGCCCCGTGTGGTGCCCGGAGGACCACATCGAGCCACCGTCGCCGAAGTGCGAGGTGAGGGTGTAGGAGGCGACGGGGAGGGTGTAGCTGCGGGCGAGTTCCGCGAGGCGCTTCGCCTCCGCCTTCGCCTTCGCCTCGGCCTCCGCCCTGGCCTTCGCCGCCGCTTCCTTCTTCTCCTGCTCGTCCGCGGCCTTCTTCTGCGCCTGCGCGGCGTGGTCGGCGGCGGCCTGCGCCGCGACCGCCTCGGCCTGTTCGCGGGCCGTACGGTCCGCGCTGTCGGCCTGATTCTCGGCCTGCGCGAGGATGCGGGCGCGCAGCGCCTCGCCCGCGTCGGTGGCGCCCTGCTCGCGGTCGGTGTCGCTGAGCCCGGCGTTGGTGAGCGGCGCGGCGGCGGGGTTGGCGGCGAGCTGTTCGGGCGTGTCGCCCTTGGCGTCGGCGACGAGCGAGCCGATGCCGGGGAGCGACTCGGCGTCCGGCAGCACCTGCTTGAGCTGCCCGGTCACCTCCGTGACCTTCTCCGGCAGCGAGAGCTTCACCGGCGGCTTCTCCTGCGCCGAGGCGATACCGCCCGCGCCGACCGCAGCGAGCACCCCGACTCCGAGCACGGTCGAGCTGCGGGCGAGTCCGCCGCGCTGCTTGGCGACCCGGTGCCGGCCGCGCACGGACCCGAGCGATTCCTCTGTCGGGTTCCACTCGCCGCCCGCCTCGGGAGCACCGCTCCCGTACGCGCCGAATCCGACGGAGCCCGGGTAGACGTCCACCGGGGCGGCGTGACCCGCGGGGGGCGCGTACGCGGCGGGGGCGGCGTCGGTCCCGTACGGCAGGCGCGGGGCGGACCCGTACGACTGGGCGGAACCGTACGACTGCGCCGGGGCGGACCCGTAGGGCTGCGCGGGGACGGACCCGTACGACTGGGTGGGGACGGCGGACCCGTAGGGCGCGCCGGAGATGGGGGCCGGGGGCTGGGCCGGCAGCGAACCGCCGGGGGTGAGCATGCCGGTGGGGAAGGCGCTCGGGCCGGGGGCAGGCGGGTTGGACGCCACGAAGGCGACTCTCCTTTCCTTCCTTCTCGCCTACCGGGTTAGCTGACGGGTTCGGAGCAGGAAGGTCTCCTACGGGCACCCGTACGGGCACCCGATTCACCCCGGAAGAGTGGTTCCCCGGTTCCCTCGCGGGATTCGGCGCACGCGCGCGGAGCCGACGCTCTCGCCGACTGGGACGACCGCGCTGCGTTATCGAACGTTAATAGACCCGGAGGGGTGATTCCAAGCCGTTGCCGATGATCCTTTACGGCCACCACCAGCGGCTAAACGGACATGTGGCGAGTGATCCGGACGAGTTGACCGGGCAATCGTCCAGGCTGTGAATCTGATGGGGCGTCAATTGTTATCGAATGATTCACGCGGGGTCACGGGTCCCAGAGTTTCGGTCTCGGCGGCCGTACCGGTCCCTCCAGCCGCCCCGGCCGTCGCGCCGGTCGTGCCCTGGGCCGGGGCATCGGGGCGGCGGACGGCGAGCAGGGCCATGTCGTCCGTCGTGGCGCCGCCCGTGTACCGCAGGACCTCCTCGGTGATCGTGGTCAGCAGGGCACGCGGGTGCGGGAAGACGCGGCCGCTGAGGCGGGCGACGGGGTCGTAGAAGCGCCCGCGCGCGTCGCGGGCCTCGGAGAGGCCGTCGGTGTAGAGGAGGAGGGTCGCGCCGGGCGGGAAGTCGATGATCTCGGCGCGGTCGGGCCAGGCGCCGAGTTCGCCCATCCCGAGCGGGAGCGCGTGCTCGCCGGGGGTCAGGACGTGGAGGCGGCCGTCGCGTTCGAGGAGCAGCGGTTCGGTGTGGCCGCGGTTGACGAGGCGCAGTTCGGCGGCGCCGCGCGGGACCTCGGCGAGCACGGCGGTCGTGAAGCCCTCGAAGGCGTCGAGCGCGCGACGGCGCAGGCCCTCGCGGGCGAGGGCGCGTTCGAGGCGCTGGGCGACGCCCTCCACGGTCGGCTCCTGCTCGGCGGCCTCGCGAAACGCCCCGATGACGACCGAGACCGCCTCGACCGCGCCGAGCCCCTTGCCCCGCACGTCGCCGAGCACCATACGGACGCCGTACGGGGTGTCCTGCACGGCGTACAGGTCCCCGCCGATGAACGCGTCGGCCTCGGCGGCCTCGTACTGCGCGGCGACGTCGAGCCCGCCGATCCGCTCGGCGGGCACGGGCAGCACGGCGCGCTGCGCGACGGCGGCGACGTTCTGCACGGAGGCGAGGCGGCGGTCGCCGCGGCGGATGAGGGCGTTGATCAGCACGGCGAGCGCGGCGACGGTGAGCACGGTGCTCAGCTCGATGAGGAACGGCCCGGTGGGCAACCTTCCTCGGATGACCTGGAGCAGGATCTCCCCGACGACCGCGAGCCCCCCGACCCCCGCGGTGACCCGCGACGAGGCGAAGGGCGCGGCCACGAGCGGCGCCGCGGCGAAGAACGGCGCCCCGGTGAACGTCGCGGGCGCGAACAACCCGAGGACGAACCCGCAGACCACCAGCAGCAACGGCACCACCCGCACCAGCACCCGCACCGCCACCTCCCGCCGCGCCCACGCGGCCGCAAGCTGGGGGTGCGGCTGGGGCCGGTGCGGCGGCGGAGGCGGAACCGGCTTGTAGTCCTGACGGGGCGGGGTGTCCCACGTGGAGCCGCCGGAATCGCTGGAGCTGCCGGAATCGCCGGAACTGCCTGAGGAGGCGGAGGGGCTGAGGGAGGGGTCGGCGGAGGTGGAGGTGGAGGGGCTGCGGGAGGCGGCAGCCGCGGAGGCGTCGGAGGCGTCGGAGGATGGTGGGTTGCCGGAGGAGCCGGGGCGGGCGGCGGACGCGGGGACACCCGAGGACTCGGGGCCGCTCGCGGGCGCCGAGTCGGAGGAGGACTCCGGATTCGCGGAGGCACCGGAACCCTCGGAACCGGTACCGGCTCGGTGGTCCGATTCTGAGTCGTCAGCGGCCGAACCGCCCTGCCCCCCGAAGACCGGCCCGGAGCCGACAGGCCCGGAGCCGACCGGCCCAGGGCCGACCGACCCGGAGCCGATCAGCCCGGGGTCGGTGTGCGGGCGGCTCTCCTGCCCGGGGGTCGTGCGGGGGCCGCCCTCCGGCTCGGGGTCGAGCCCGTCGGGCCCCGCCTGTCCGGAGTTCTTTGGCGTAGAAGATACGGAGGGCGGCGAGCCGGGGGTGGGGTCTTCGGGGCGTGCGGAGTCGTTGTCCCCGCCCGGCCCCGTTCCTCGCTGCCCCAAGGCTCGCCTCCCGCCGGCCGTGCGCGCGCCCGCGCCCCTTGTACGTACGTACTTCTTCCAGGGTCGCGCCGGGAGAGCGGTGCCGCGAGTCGGGGACGGCCGGGCGGGGCTCCGCCACGGCATGACGAAGGCCCCGGCGCCTTGGGGGCGCCGGGGCCTTCGTACTGAGTAGCGGGGACAGGATTTGAACCTGCGACCTCTGGGTTATGAGCCCAGCGAGCTACCGAGCTGCTCCACCCCGCGTCGGTAAACCCAACTCTACACCCTTCCCGGAGTGCTCCGCGCCACCGTTGTTCACAGGGGCACGAGGGTGATGTCCGTGGCCTTCACGCTCGCCCAGACGGGCGTGCCCTCGTGGAGGGCGAGGTCGGCGGCGGCCTCGGGGGTGATCTCGGCGATGAGGGCGGGGCAGTCGGGGCCGGCGAGGAGGACGCGGAGGCGGCTGCCGAGAGCGGTGATCTCGGTGACGGTGCAGGCGTAGGTGTTGCGGGGGCTGCCGCTCGGGCGGCTCGGGTGGAGTGCGACGGACTCGGGGGCGATGACGGCGAGCCCAGGGGTGCCGGGAGGCGGGGCGGGAGCGTCGGCGGGGGGTGCGACGACGAGGTGGCCACCGCCCTCGGGGGCGAGCCCGTCCGGGGTGAGGGTGCCGGGCCAGGCGTTGCGGCCGAGCATGCGCGCGACCCAGGCGGACCGGGGACGGCGCGCGACCTCGGCGGGCGGCGCGTCCTGCACCGTACGGCCCCCGTCGAGCACGAGAACGCGGTCGGCGAGCGAGACCGCCTCGACGGGATCGTGGGTGACGAGCAGGCAGACGCCCCCGAAGCCGTTGAGGTGACGGCGCAGGGCGTGCCGTACCTGGGCGCGGGTGGTCTGGTCGAGCGCGGCGAGGGGTTCGTCGAGCAGGAGCAGGCGGGGGCGGACGGCGAGGGCGCGCGCGAGCGCGACGCGTTGCGCCTGGCCGCCGGAGAGCTGGGCGGGGCGACGGTGGGCGAGGTGCCCGACGCCGAGCCGGTCCAGGTGTGCGCGCGCGGTACGGCGGGCCTGGGCGCGCGGCACGCCGTTGGCGCGGAGGCCGTAGGCGGTGTTGGCGAGCGCGCTCAGGTGCGGGAAGAGCGCGCCGTCCTGCGGCACCCACGCGACGCCGCGCCGGTGCGGGGGCAGGGCGGTGACGTCGTCGGCGCCGAGGCGGAGTTCGGCGTGGGCGCGGGGGGTGAGGCCGAGGAGGGCCCGTAGGAGGGTCGTCTTGCCCGCTCCGTTGCGGCCCACGACGGCGACGGTGGTGCCGGGCTCCGCGTCGAGGTCGAGATGCGTGTAGCCGCTCAGGCTCGCGTGCAGCGCGTACGTGGGTGTGGGGTCATGGGCCTCCTCGGTGGTGTCGCGGGCCTCGCCAGGTGCGAGGTCCTCGTCGGACGTGGTGGAAGCGGGTCCTTCGCCGGGCCGGGGGCGCGACTCGGCGAGAGCTCGCTTGCCCGCACCTTGCCCCGTGAGATCGCCGCGACCCTTTTCCACCGCTTCTTCACTCCAACGGCTGAACTCGCCGCTTTGTTCGGCTTCGCGGGCACCCGGAGCGGGGTCCCGGACGTCTTCCTCTGTGACGGCGGAGGAATGGGAGCGGGCGGTACGGGCGTCGGGGGCGGCGCCGGTCCAGCGGCCCCGCAGGCCGATGAGGACGGCCATCGCGATGGCGAGGAGGAGCAAGGAGACGGAGGTGGCGGCTTCCGGGGAGTCCTGGAGGAGGAGGTAGACCTGGAGCGGGAGGGTCTGGGTGGTGCCGGGGAGATTGCCGGCGAAGGTGATGGTGGCGCCGAACTCGCCGAGCGCGCGGGCCCAGGTGAGTGCGGCTCCGGCGGCGAGGCCGGGGGCGACGAGAGGGAGGGTGACGGTACGGAAGACGCGCAGCGGGGAGGCGCCGAGCGAGGCGGCGGTCTCCTCGTAGCCGGGGCGGAGCCCGGCGAGGGTGCCTTCCAGGCTGATGACGAGGAAGGGCATGGAGACGAAGGCGGCGGCGAGTACGGCGCCGGAGGTGTGGAAGGGCAGGACGATCCCGAAGGTGTCCTCCAGCCACGGCCCGAGCAGCCCGCGCCGCCCGAAGCCGAGCAGCAGCGCGACACCGCCGACGGTGGGGGGCAGCACCATCGGCAGCAGGACGAGGGAACGGACGAGCGCCTTGCCGGGGAAGTCGGTGCGGGCGAGGAGCCAGGCGAGGGGCACGCCGAAGAGAAGGGAGAGCCCGAGGGCACCGAGTGAGACGAGGAGCGAGAGACGGAGGGCGGTGAGTGTCTCGGGGCTGGTGAGGTGGGTCCCGAGCTGACTCCACGAGGTGCGGGCCAGCACCCCGAGGAGCGGGATCAGGAGGAGGGCGACACCGAGGAGAGCGGGGACGACAAGGGCGAGCGGGGCGCGACGGCGGGGGCGCGGCGCGCGGCGACGAGGACGTGCGGCGCCGCGACGAGGGCGACTGGCGCTCGGCGTGCCGACGCCTGGGCCAGGGCGTGGGGTGCGCGTGAAGTGGGGACGGGGGCTCGGAGTTCGAGAGGTGTCGGCGGGGGCGACGGGACGGTCGGGCGCGTCCCGTACTCCTGGCCCGTTCGGGACGCCGAGGCCCTCCGGCGCGGCGGGGACCTCCCGCACGCCTGGGTCCTCCGGGACGCCTGGGTCCTCCGGGGCGCCGGAGTCTCCCCGCCCGCCGGGGACCTCCCGCACGCCCGGGTCCTCCGGGACGCCGGGGACCTTCCGCACGGCCGGGTTCTCCAGCACGCCCGAGTTCTCCGGGACGCCGGGGGCCTTCCGCACGGCTGGGTTCTCCGGCGAACCGAGGACCTCCCGTACGCCGGGGACGTCCGGCACACCGGAGACCTCCGGCTCGTCGGGGACCTCCGGAACATCGGGGCCCGTCCCCACCTGGGGCCGCTCCAGCACACCAGGCTCCGACCCATCAGGCCGCTCCACCCCACCGGGCTCCGGCCCATTAGGCCCCTCCGGCCCACCGGGACCCTCCCGCGCCGCGCGTTCCTCCCGCGTGGCGGGTTCCTCCCGTGCCGCTCGGTCCTCCGTCGGCCGGTCCGGCACGTCCGGCAGGCCCGCGCCTGGTGTGTTGTCCGTCCCGGGTGGTGCGGGCGGGGCGGACGGCTCGGTGGGCGTGGGCCTGTCGGGGTGGGCGGGGTCGGTCACGGCTGCTGGAAGCCCGCGTGCTGGAGGATGCTCTGGGCCTCGCTGCCGGAGAGCCAGGTGAGGAAGTCGGCGGTGGCCTCGGCGTGCTTGGAGCCCTTGAGGGCGGCGGCGGGGTAGGAGGCGACGGCGTTCTGGGCGTCGGGGATGTCGATGGCGTCGACCTTGTCGGGGACGGTCGCGGCGTCGGTCTTGTAGACGATGCCGGCATCGGCCTCGCCGAGCTGGACCTTGCTCAGGACGGCGCGGACGTTCGGCTCCTCGGAGACGGCCTTGACCTTGAGGTGCTGCTTGTCGAGGACCTGGCGGGAGTAGTTGCCCACCGGGACCTCCTTCGCGGCGAGCACGACCTTGAGCTTGGGGTCGGTGAGGTCCTTGAGGTTGTCGACCTTCTCCGGGTTGCCGTCGCCCACGGCGATGACGAGGCGGTTCTTGGCGATGACGGCGGGGGTGCCCGTCTCGCCCTTGAGGCCGTCCATGGTCTTGGTGTCGGCGGTGACGATGGCGTCGGCGGGGGCGCCCTGGCGGACCTGGGCGGCGAGTTCCTGGGAACCGGCGAAAGAGAACTTCAGGGCGATGCCGGGGCGTTCCTTCTCGTACGTCTTCTTCGCCTCGCCGAAGACGTCGGTCAGTGAGGAGGCGGCGAGGACGGTGAGGTCGGCCTTCTCGGACTCCTTGACGTCCTTGGCGCTGGAGGAGCTGGTGGAGCCGGGGTCGCGCTTCTCGGCGGTCTC comes from Streptomyces sp. Tu6071 and encodes:
- a CDS encoding aldo/keto reductase, giving the protein MTSLRPLGASDIEVFPLALGGNVFGWTADRDTSFAVLDGYTQAGGNFVDTADAYSQWAPGNEGGVSERIIGEWMKARGNRSDVVVATKGGALSTRKGLRADTVKAAVEDSLRRLQSDYIDLYYTHYDDESVEVGEFLTVLDELVGAGKIRAIAASNISPERLQEALDFSDREGIAKYVALQPQYNLVSRDTYEGRLQDIAGRGGLAAVPYYGLAAGFLTGKYRPGTTVDSARAQGAGKHLETERGRKVLVALDEVAEAHGAEIATVALAWLAARPTVVAPIASARTPEQLKALVALADLTLTQGEVDKLTAASA
- a CDS encoding PrsW family intramembrane metalloprotease, which translates into the protein MLLALCGLVMLGLVREETGTEAFLVGLGLAVLPAPAVVLAFRWLGRAHPLPWGTHAFVLAWGACAGALIALVANSFVAVWLADAWAHPVDPNTLAAFAVAPVVEESAKATALLLVLVFRGRLIRGPVDAVVLTGLTATGFAFTENILYLAKAFGSDRDEGTGAAITVATFFIRAVFSPFAHPLFTCMTGLGVGLALLSRRRVGRVLLPVAGLLLAMGMHAAWNGSTVLGPLGFPLVYVTIMIPALGFTVWLVLWHRQRELRTVRETLPRYALAGWLSPYEPLALGSLRSRRIAAEFASYHGIRADARRLRLYAAAATRLALLRSDAERGRRTPDFAHRERALLDHLWRDRALARPAFAHSWRLAPPRAPHLLPAQPADAAAPGGWYAPPAGWPPAPPRGYGQGPGYGHGFGHGHGAPPPHGRAKAPYGGSPAPYGYGGSPAPHGHGGRPAPYGYGGPAPCVPGQPPYAAVPAGIPTGTGLQPTGEDARHDPWAPPRE
- a CDS encoding PP2C family protein-serine/threonine phosphatase, with the protein product MLVRVVPLLLVVCGFVLGLFAPATFTGAPFFAAAPLVAAPFASSRVTAGVGGLAVVGEILLQVIRGRLPTGPFLIELSTVLTVAALAVLINALIRRGDRRLASVQNVAAVAQRAVLPVPAERIGGLDVAAQYEAAEADAFIGGDLYAVQDTPYGVRMVLGDVRGKGLGAVEAVSVVIGAFREAAEQEPTVEGVAQRLERALAREGLRRRALDAFEGFTTAVLAEVPRGAAELRLVNRGHTEPLLLERDGRLHVLTPGEHALPLGMGELGAWPDRAEIIDFPPGATLLLYTDGLSEARDARGRFYDPVARLSGRVFPHPRALLTTITEEVLRYTGGATTDDMALLAVRRPDAPAQGTTGATAGAAGGTGTAAETETLGPVTPRESFDNN
- a CDS encoding ABC transporter permease, with protein sequence MLERPQVGTGPDVPEVPDEPEVSGVPDVPGVREVLGSPENPAVRKAPGVPENSGVLENPAVRKVPGVPEDPGVREVPGGRGDSGAPEDPGVPEDPGVREVPAAPEGLGVPNGPGVRDAPDRPVAPADTSRTPSPRPHFTRTPRPGPGVGTPSASRPRRGAARPRRRAPRPRRRAPLALVVPALLGVALLLIPLLGVLARTSWSQLGTHLTSPETLTALRLSLLVSLGALGLSLLFGVPLAWLLARTDFPGKALVRSLVLLPMVLPPTVGGVALLLGFGRRGLLGPWLEDTFGIVLPFHTSGAVLAAAFVSMPFLVISLEGTLAGLRPGYEETAASLGASPLRVFRTVTLPLVAPGLAAGAALTWARALGEFGATITFAGNLPGTTQTLPLQVYLLLQDSPEAATSVSLLLLAIAMAVLIGLRGRWTGAAPDARTARSHSSAVTEEDVRDPAPGAREAEQSGEFSRWSEEAVEKGRGDLTGQGAGKRALAESRPRPGEGPASTTSDEDLAPGEARDTTEEAHDPTPTYALHASLSGYTHLDLDAEPGTTVAVVGRNGAGKTTLLRALLGLTPRAHAELRLGADDVTALPPHRRGVAWVPQDGALFPHLSALANTAYGLRANGVPRAQARRTARAHLDRLGVGHLAHRRPAQLSGGQAQRVALARALAVRPRLLLLDEPLAALDQTTRAQVRHALRRHLNGFGGVCLLVTHDPVEAVSLADRVLVLDGGRTVQDAPPAEVARRPRSAWVARMLGRNAWPGTLTPDGLAPEGGGHLVVAPPADAPAPPPGTPGLAVIAPESVALHPSRPSGSPRNTYACTVTEITALGSRLRVLLAGPDCPALIAEITPEAAADLALHEGTPVWASVKATDITLVPL
- the trmB gene encoding tRNA (guanosine(46)-N7)-methyltransferase TrmB: MSEHPTTPAPTASPTAAESATPTTEPATRPGAEALPPRTRAQGRMFVEGVGPAADPSRALGERRIKSFTPRRSRVTTAQAEHLRQHWSRWGLDVDGREVLDLKTLFEGLPVVLEIGFGMGETTARMAAADPTTGILAVDVHTPGQGQLLGLAAASGLENVRVANGDAVVLLRDMLPAASLAGVRVYFPDPWPKTRHHKRRIIQPHFLDLAASRVAEGGVLHCATDWEPYAEHMLEVLSAHPAFDNTAPGDGFAERPAFRPETRFEGQGLRKGHVVHDLLFRRNGYEVAEPERVGAAPEEG
- a CDS encoding M23 family metallopeptidase; protein product: MASNPPAPGPSAFPTGMLTPGGSLPAQPPAPISGAPYGSAVPTQSYGSVPAQPYGSAPAQSYGSAQSYGSAPRLPYGTDAAPAAYAPPAGHAAPVDVYPGSVGFGAYGSGAPEAGGEWNPTEESLGSVRGRHRVAKQRGGLARSSTVLGVGVLAAVGAGGIASAQEKPPVKLSLPEKVTEVTGQLKQVLPDAESLPGIGSLVADAKGDTPEQLAANPAAAPLTNAGLSDTDREQGATDAGEALRARILAQAENQADSADRTAREQAEAVAAQAAADHAAQAQKKAADEQEKKEAAAKARAEAEAKAKAEAKRLAELARSYTLPVASYTLTSHFGDGGSMWSSGHHTGLDFAAPTGTPLKAIHSATVQEAGWSGAYGYRTVLLLDDGTELWYCHQSSISVSVGQKVTTGEVIGRVGATGNVTGPHLHLEVHPAGGAAVDPLPWLQDHGQQP